A window of the Gossypium arboreum isolate Shixiya-1 chromosome 2, ASM2569848v2, whole genome shotgun sequence genome harbors these coding sequences:
- the LOC108486136 gene encoding cellulose synthase-like protein D3 gives MASKSFKGTRSSLSISSDATESQKPPIPPTVTFGRRTSSGRYVSYSRDDLDSELSSSDFMNYTVHIPPTPDNQPMDPSISQKVEEQYVSNSLFTGGFNSVTRAHLMDKVIESEANHPQMAGAKGSSCAVPGCDAKIMSDERGADILPCECDFKICRDCYIDAVKSGDGLCPGCKEPYKNTDLDEAAVDNSSRPLPLPPPATMSKMERRLSLMKSMKSGLMRSQTGDFDHNRWLFETRGTYGYGNAIWPKDGNIGNGKDDEVAEPTELMNKPWRPLTRKLKIPAAVLSPYRLLIFLRIVVLGLFLAWRVNHPNNDAIWLWGMSVVCEIWFAFSWLLDQLPKLCPINRSTDLNVLKDKFETPNLNNPTGKSDLPGIDVFVSTADPEKEPPLVTANTILSILAADYPVEKLACYVSDDGGALLTFEAMAEAASFANIWVPFCRKHNIEPRNPESYFNLKRDPYKNKVKPDFVKDRRRVKREYDEFKVRINGLPDSIRRRSDAFHAREEIKAMKLQRQNREDEPVEAVKIPKATWMADGTHWPGTWLNPANEHSRGDHAGIIQVMLKPPSDEPLHGTADDRLIDLTDVDIRLPLLVYVSREKRPGYDHNKKAGAMNALVRASAIMSNGPFILNLDCDHYIYNSQAMREGMCFMMDRGGDRICYVQFPQRFEGIDPSDRYANNNTVFFDVNMRALDGLMGPVYVGTGCLFRRVALYGFDPPRSKEHHPGCCSCCFFGRNKKHSSMAHSPEENRALRMGDSDDEEMNLSLLPKRFGNSTFLIDSIPMAEFQGRPLADHPAVKNGRPPGALTIPRELLDASTVAEAISVISCWYEDKTEWGHRVGWIYGSVTEDVVTGYRMHNRGWRSVYCVTKRDAFRGTAPINLTDRLHQVLRWATGSVEIFFSRNNALLASPRMKILQRIAYLNVGIYPFTSIFLIVYCFLPALSLFSGQFIVQTLNVTFLTYLLIITVTLCLLAVLEIKWSGIELEEWWRNEQFWLIGGTSAHLAAVLQGLLKVIAGIEISFTLTSKSAGDDLDDEFADLYIVKWTSLMIPPITIMMVNLIAIAVGFSRTIYSVIPQWSRLLGGVFFSFWVLAHLYPFAKGLMGRRGRTPTIVFVWSGLMAITISLLWVAINPPSTTNQIGGSFQFP, from the exons ATGGCTTCAAAGTCTTTTAAAGGGACCCGATCTTCTTTGTCGATCTCCTCTGATGCAACTGAGTCACAGAAGCCTCCTATACCTCCAACTGTGACATTTGGCCGGAGAACATCCTCGGGTCGCTATGTGAGCTATTCAAGGGATGATCTTGATAGTGAGCTTAGTAGCAGCGATTTCATGAACTACACAGTGCATATACCTCCAACCCCTGACAACCAACCCATGGACCCTTCTATTTCTCAGAAGGTTGAAGAGCAATATGTATCGAATTCGCTTTTTACTGGTGGATTCAATAGTGTTACACGAGCGCACCTTATGGACAAGGTGATAGAATCTGAAGCAAACCATCCACAGATGGCTGGTGCAAAAGGCTCTTCCTGTGCTGTTCCCGGGTGTGATGCAAAGATAATGAGTGATGAACGTGGTGCGGATATTCTCCCTTGTGAGTGTGATTTCAAAATTTGTCGGGATTGTTACATTGATGCTGTGAAATCAGGGGATGGATTATGCCCTGGATGTAAGGAACCATATAAGAACACAGATCTGGATGAAGCAGCAGTGGATAATAGTTCCAGGCCACTTCCACTTCCGCCCCCTGCTACAATGTCCAAAATGGAGAGGAGGTTGTCTTTAATGAAGTCAATGAAGTCAGGGCTGATGAGGAGTCAAACAGGAGATTTCGATCACAATCGTTGGCTGTTTGAGACTAGAGGAACATATGGTTATGGCAATGCTATATGGCCAAAGGATGGTAATATAGGTAATGGAAAAGATGATGAAGTTGCTGAGCCAACAGAATTGATGAACAAACCATGGAGGCCACTTACTCGGAAATTAAAAATACCAGCAGCTGTTCTCAGCCCATACCG GCTTCTGATATTTTTGCGAATTGTTGTCCTTGGGTTGTTTTTGGCTTGGAGGGTGAACCATCCAAACAATGATGCTATTTGGCTATGGGGAATGTCTGTGGTTTGTGAAATTTGGTTTGCTTTTTCATGGCTTCTTGACCAACTGCCCAAGCTCTGCCCTATCAATCGTTCTACAGACCTTAACGTGTTGAAGGACAAATTTGAAACACCAAACCTTAACAACCCTACTGGTAAATCTGACCTTCCAGGCATAGATGTCTTTGTCTCTACTGCAGATCCCGAGAAAGAACCACCACTTGTCACTGCAAACACTATCTTGTCAATTCTAGCTGCGGATTACCCTGTTGAAAAACTTGCTTGTTATGTTTCTGATGATGGAGGAGCACTTTTAACTTTTGAGGCTATGGCTGAAGCAGCAAGTTTTGCTAATATATGGGTTCCATTTTGCCGTAAACATAACATTGAACCCAGGAATCCAGAATCTTACTTCAATCTTAAGAGGGATCCTTACAAGAACAAAGTCAAACCAGATTTTGTCAAGGACCGCCGACGAGTTAAACGTGAGTATGATGAATTCAAAGTCCGTATCAATGGTTTGCCAGACTCCATACGCCGTAGGTCTGATGCATTTCACGCAAGGGAGGAAATCAAGGCAATGAAGCTGCAGAGACAGAATAGGGAAGATGAACCTGTAGAGGCTGTGAAGATTCCAAAAGCCACATGGATGGCTGATGGAACTCATTGGCCTGGGACTTGGTTAAATCCAGCTAATGAGCACTCCCGGGGTGACCATGCTGGTATAATACAG GTGATGCTGAAACCACCCAGTGATGAACCATTACACGGAACTGCTGATGATAGGCTCATTGATCTAACTGATGTTGATATTCGTCTCCCTTTGCTAGTCTATGTTTCTCGTGAGAAGCGCCCAGGCTATGACCACAACAAGAAGGCAGGTGCCATGAATGCCCTTGTTCGGGCATCTGCAATTATGTCTAATGGCCCATTCATCCTGAACCTTGACTGCGATCACTATATCTACAACTCTCAGGCAATGAGGGAAGGCATGTGCTTCATGATGGATCGAGGAGGTGATCGCATTTGTTATGTCCAGTTCCCTCAAAGGTTTGAGGGGATTGACCCTTCTGATCGCTATGCCAATAACAATACTGTTTTCTTTGATGTAAACATGCGGGCCCTTGATGGTCTTATGGGCCCTGTCTATGTCGGAACTGGATGCCTCTTTCGGAGGGTTGCCCTTTATGGCTTTGACCCACCTCGATCGAAAGAACACCACCCTGGTTGCTGCAGCTGCTGCTTTTTTGGTCGTAACAAGAAGCATTCCTCAATGGCACACAGCCCTGAGGAAAATCGTGCTCTGAGAATGGGTGATTCTGATGACGAGGAGATGAACCTGTCCCTGCTTCCAAAGAGGTTTGGGAACTCAACATTTCTCATTGATTCAATTCCTATGGCCGAGTTTCAAGGTCGTCCCCTTGCAGATCATCCAGCTGTGAAGAATGGGCGCCCACCTGGTGCTCTCACCATTCCCCGTGAACTTCTTGATGCCTCGACAGTTGCAGAGGCAATCAGTGTCATTTCATGCTGGTATGAGGATAAGACTGAGTGGGGACACCGTGTTGGGTGGATTTATGGGTCTGTTACTGAAGATGTGGTCACAGGATATAGAATGCACAACAGAGGATGGAGATCAGTTTATTGTGTGACTAAGCGTGATGCGTTCCGTGGAACTGCTCCAATCAATCTCACTGATAGGCTTCACCAAGTCTTGCGTTGGGCTACTGGTTCAGTTGAGATTTTCTTTTCCCGTAACAATGCTCTCCTAGCCAGTCCTAGAATGAAGATTCTACAGAGAATTGCCTATCTAAATGTTGGAATCTACCCCTTCACCTCCATTTTCTTGATTGTCTACTGTTTCCTTCCTGCACTTTCGTTGTTCTCTGGCCAGTTCATTGTCCAGACCCTCAACGTAACATTCCTTACTTACCTCCTCATCATAACAGTTACTCTTTGTTTACTAGCTGTGCTTGAAATTAAGTGGTCTGGCATTGAGTTGGAAGAGTGGTGGAGAAACGAGCAGTTTTGGTTGATCGGGGGGACAAGTGCTCATCTTGCTGCCGTGCTTCAGGGCCTGTTGAAAGTGATTGCTGGGATTGAGATTTCTTTCACCTTGACATCAAAATCAGCAGGAGATGACTTGGATGATGAGTTTGCTGATCTCTACATAGTCAAATGGACATCCTTAATGATACCACCGATCACGATCATGATGGTCAACTTAATAGCAATAGCAGTCGGGTTCAGCCGAACAATTTACAGTGTTATCCCTCAGTGGAGTCGTCTACTAGGTGGAGTTTTCTTCAGCTTCTGGGTTCTGGCTCATCTCTATCCTTTTGCTAAAGGGCTGATGGGAAGAAGAGGAAGGACACCTACAATTGTGTTCGTATGGTCAGGTCTTATGGCCATCACCATATCCCTCCTTTGGGTTGCAATCAATCCCCCATCCACCACTAACCAAATTGGAGGATCATTCCAGTTCCCTTGA